In Calliopsis andreniformis isolate RMS-2024a chromosome 6, iyCalAndr_principal, whole genome shotgun sequence, a single genomic region encodes these proteins:
- the LOC143181239 gene encoding odorant receptor 4-like: MYVRSIYDQNDYEPQNENYEKDIIYIVKHSKWILSSLGIWPVMSQGAKRFFPNVAIGLGNSVLLFAIVPCTLHIIYEQKDIIVRLHLLGLLSFCLIAFIKYGALVARRRKIKECIEHVQYDWRQVELHSDREFMLKYGKVSRNLTIICAVFMYTSGIIYHTILQYAIGTFVDERNRTIKPLVYPTYSVLYNAQRTPIYEIVYVVHCMCGYVMYSVTVGACGLAALFAMHICGQIDIVVTRLEDLVNYRWNSDLTMRLIEIVERHLRTLRFSASVETILQEVCLFEFIGSTFMICLLEYFVIQGLEENNTVSITTYILLLISLTFNIFILCYIGEFLMQKTSDIGLLCFMIDWYYLPTKTIQDLILIIAMSNNPAKISAGKIATLNFSSFGHIIKTSLAYLSFLRTAV, from the exons ATGTACGTGAGGTCTATATACGATCAGAACGACTACGAGCCGCAAAATGAAAATTATGAGAAGGATATCATTTATATTGTGAAGCATAGTAAATGGATTCTGAGCTCCCTCGGGATTTGGCCAGTAATGTCGCAAGGGGCAAAACGATTTTTTCCCAATGTCGCGATCGGACTTGGTAATTCGGTGCTACTGTTCGCGATAGTACCATGTACTTTGCATATTATATATGAACAGAAGGACATAATAGTAAGATTACACCTTCTTGGATTGTTAAGCTTCTGTCTGATTGCATTCATAAAGTACGGAGCTCTCGTCGCACGCAGACGAAAAATTAAAGAATGCATCGAACACGTGCAGTATGATTGGAGACAG GTGGAGCTGCACAGTGATCGCGAATTTATGCTAAAATACGGAAAAGTGAGTCGAAATCTGACAATAATCTGCGCGGTGTTCATGTACACCAGCGGCATAATTTATCACACGATCCTACAATACGCGATCGGCACGTTCGTCGACGAACGAAATCGGACGATCAAGCCATTGGTCTATCCAACGTACAGCGTGCTATACAACGCGCAAAGGACTCCCATTTACGAAATCGTTTACGTTGTACACTGTATGTGCGGATACGTAATGTACTCGGTGACAGTTGGCGCTTGCGGATTGGCAGCGCTCTTCGCGATGCACATTTGCGGGCAGATCGACATCGTCGTAACACGATTAGAAGACCTTGTTAATTACAGATGGAACTCCGATCTCACCATGCGACTGATTGAGATCGTTGAACGCCATTTGAGAACCTTGAG ATTTTCGGCATCGGTCGAGACGATTCTGCAAGAAGTCTGCCTCTTTGAATTCATTGGCTCTACTTTTATGATATGCCTGCTCGAGTATTTCGTTATACAG GGTTTGGAAGAAAATAATACGGTATCTATAACAACGTATATTCTACTGCTGATATCTCTGACATTTAATATATTCATACTGTGTTATATTGGCGAATTTTTAATGCAAAAG ACAAGTGATATTggattattgtgttttatgattgacTGGTACTACTTGCCCACCAAGACAATACAAGACCTCATATTAATAATTGCCATGTCAAATAATCCAGCGAAAATTAGTGCCGGTAAAATAGCAACTTTAAACTTCTCTTCTTTTGGACAT ATCATCAAGACATCATTAGCATATTTAAGCTTCCTTCGTACAGCAGTGTAA
- the LOC143181238 gene encoding odorant receptor 13a-like yields MHDQSHYKIDDTPSNSNYQHDIHYTFEMCQWVLKPIGIWPLVYSRTSRLEKIVSIALLTACSFVLLFSIIPPGRYILFEEKNIYKKMKLMGSFGFCLSSTIKYFYLVLKSAALERCLVHVEKDWKTVEDSNHRTIMLRQGSISRNLIGLCAVFLYTGGMSYHTMMPFLSKARIKGNTTQKPLIYPGYDAFFDTQISPTYEIIFSIHCFCGFIKYSVTTGAYSLCTIFITHICGQIQIQVARLNDLTRKKEKSHDPLGIVIRNHVKILRLSKNVEEAMREICLTEIMEGTLIICLLEYYCMMEWQNSDMVAIVTYFILLTSFVFNLLIFCYIGEILTEQCSQIGPASYEIEWYNLSPKKAQSLILLSAVSLYPPKLTAGKFVVLNFKTFSSVMQSSVVYFNLLRTFTD; encoded by the exons ATGCACGATCAATCACATTATAAAATCGACGACACGCCGAGCAATTCTAACTACCAGCATGACATCCACTACACCTTCGAGATGTGCCAGTGGGTGCTGAAACCGATCGGCATATGGCCTTTGGTTTACAGTCGCACTAGTAGACTAGAGAAAATCGTGTCGATCGCTTTACTAACAGCGTGTTCCTTCGTTCTTCTGTTCTCCATCATTCCCCCCGGACGTTACATTTTGTTCGAAGAGAAGAATATCTATAAGAAGATGAAACTGATGGGTTCGTTCGGCTTTTGCCTGTCGTCTACGATTAAATACTTCTATTTAGTCTTAAAGAGTGCTGCACTTGAACGCTGTCTCGTGCACGTGGAAAAAGACTGGAAAACGGTGGAGGACTCGAATCACCGTACGATCATGCTAAGGCAAGGGTCCATCAGTAGAAATCTTATCGGTTTGTGCGCCGTATTCCTTTATACTGGTGGCATGTCCTATCATACTATGATGCCGTTTTTGTCCAAGGCAAGAATCAAAGGGAACACTACCCAGAAGCCATTGATTTATCCTGGCTATGACGCTTTCTTCGACACACAAATTAGTCCAACTTACGAGATCATATTCTCTATCCATTGTTTCTGCGGTTTTATCAAATACAGCGTCACGACGGGTGCCTACAGTCTATGTACAATTTTTATTACTCATATCTGCGGACAGATTCAGATTCAAGTAGCACGACTGAATGACTTGACCAGGAAGAAGGAAAAGAGCCATGACCCCTTGGGTATTGTCATTCGGAACCACGTGAAGATACTGAG ATTGTCTAAGAATGTCGAGGAAGCCATGCGCGAAATTTGCCTTACGGAGATCATGGAAGGAACATTGATCATATGTTTACTCGAGTATTATTGCATGATG gAATGGCAAAACAGCGATATGGTTGCAATAGTTACCTACTTCATTTTGCTAACTTCGTTCGTTTTTAATTTACTGATATTTTGCTATATAGGTGAAATACTAACCGAACAG TGCAGCCAGATCGGTCCAGCTTCCTATGAGATAGAGTGGTATAATTTATCACCTAAGAAAGCTCAGAGTCTCATTCTCTTAAGCGCTGTATCGCTATACCCGCCAAAATTGACAGCTGGAAAATTTGTAGTATTAAACTTCAAGACATTCAGCTCT GTGATGCAGTCTTCTGTTGTTTACTTCAATTTATTACGAACATTTACTGATTGA